In Sphingomonas sp., a single window of DNA contains:
- a CDS encoding GNAT family N-acetyltransferase: protein MGLLPVANDHLATIVTTLEMRDRPKPRPVPPSPFRLIHWPAPDSEKYRALFRRVGGPWLWYSRLVMDEARMRVILEDPQVAVYAVTDRAGVEVGMLELDFRTDATCELAYVGLVPEIAGKGHGGWLMAQALAFAWRKDVSRVWVHTCTLDHPAALGFYRRHGFVPIKRTIETFPDPRLLGVLPADAAPHIPCLGSVAR from the coding sequence ATGGGCCTGCTGCCCGTCGCGAACGATCACCTCGCCACCATCGTGACCACGCTGGAGATGCGCGACCGGCCCAAGCCCCGGCCGGTCCCGCCCTCCCCGTTCCGGCTGATCCACTGGCCTGCGCCCGATAGCGAGAAGTATCGCGCGCTGTTTCGCCGGGTGGGCGGGCCGTGGCTCTGGTATTCGCGGCTGGTGATGGACGAAGCGCGGATGCGGGTGATTCTCGAGGATCCGCAGGTCGCGGTCTACGCGGTAACCGATCGCGCGGGCGTGGAAGTCGGCATGCTCGAACTCGACTTCCGCACGGACGCCACTTGCGAACTCGCCTATGTCGGGCTGGTGCCGGAGATCGCCGGCAAGGGCCATGGCGGCTGGCTGATGGCGCAGGCACTGGCCTTTGCCTGGCGCAAAGACGTGTCGCGCGTCTGGGTCCACACCTGCACGCTCGACCACCCCGCCGCACTCGGCTTCTACCGCCGGCATGGCTTCGTGCCGATCAAGCGCACGATCGAGACCTTCCCCGATCCGCGCCTGCTCGGCGTGCTACCCGCCGACGCGGCGCCTCACATTCCCTGCCTCGGCTCGGTCGCGCGATAG
- a CDS encoding DUF6481 family protein encodes MVAYTAPGFQERASASATAKSKALAMLRARPVVDADALAAAKERRVAAEKANAEKRAAALAEREALAAAKRESRAEAIRAVEAAAAVPVPTEADRKAARDARYAARKANKRAR; translated from the coding sequence ATGGTAGCATATACGGCGCCGGGATTTCAGGAACGCGCGAGCGCGTCGGCTACGGCGAAAAGCAAGGCGCTGGCGATGCTCCGGGCACGGCCCGTCGTCGATGCCGATGCCCTGGCAGCGGCCAAGGAGCGTCGCGTGGCGGCGGAAAAGGCCAACGCCGAAAAGCGTGCAGCGGCGCTCGCCGAGCGCGAGGCACTTGCTGCTGCCAAGCGCGAGAGCAGGGCAGAAGCGATCCGTGCGGTAGAAGCCGCAGCGGCCGTCCCGGTACCCACCGAGGCGGATCGCAAGGCGGCACGCGACGCGCGCTACGCGGCCCGCAAGGCCAACAAGCGCGCCCGCTGA
- a CDS encoding patatin-like phospholipase family protein has protein sequence MKSLRVMLLLVAAGGWLAGCSQPRPKPIAGCNYKVLPLTVGPKWHQPWRGPDAAAATVLDQAETPEVAELGRALQARRLRNAGLRRAAITGVPRDQFLALSGGGQHGAFGAGFFYGMQAAARAKHDTLPDWDIVTGVSTGSLQSTLLFLANQPVPSDRGYGWVDGPMSGKDGATGLVVTPGESNVGDLVLAYSIAQEADLMRTRRGGAIAGALLKGSTASFAPLRDRLLQIMTVGTLRAVGQEWVVNKRQLFVGVSNLDDGAGYGIDMTELAARTLSTRAAGDLARIQGCYVDALLASASVPPGVPPVTLQTDRSTNLYMDGGARFGMFLEPVLAARRAAGEDRPADVTLMVNTSMAAGPWNGDGTPTQRWSVVSAALRAVNLMETQVYVFSAAAVADLGIARGGLNMAVLGNGGIPGGEPPETHRFDGKSCSQWQAIDARAKPLQFYPRYMACTADYGRSRGVIAQWNHRMPAQP, from the coding sequence ATGAAATCTTTGCGCGTGATGCTGCTGCTGGTCGCAGCAGGTGGGTGGCTGGCGGGGTGCAGCCAGCCGCGGCCGAAGCCGATTGCGGGTTGCAACTACAAGGTACTCCCGCTCACCGTCGGACCGAAATGGCACCAGCCCTGGCGGGGGCCCGATGCCGCCGCTGCGACGGTACTCGACCAGGCGGAGACCCCCGAAGTCGCTGAACTGGGCCGAGCGCTGCAAGCACGGCGCCTGCGCAACGCCGGGCTGCGGCGCGCCGCCATCACGGGCGTCCCGCGCGACCAGTTCCTCGCGCTCAGTGGTGGCGGGCAGCACGGCGCCTTCGGGGCGGGCTTCTTCTACGGCATGCAGGCGGCAGCGCGTGCGAAGCACGACACGCTGCCGGATTGGGACATCGTCACCGGCGTCAGCACCGGCTCGCTGCAAAGCACCCTGCTGTTCCTCGCCAACCAGCCGGTACCGAGCGATCGCGGCTATGGCTGGGTGGACGGGCCGATGTCCGGCAAGGACGGCGCCACGGGGCTGGTAGTGACACCGGGCGAGTCCAATGTCGGCGATCTCGTGCTCGCCTATTCGATCGCGCAGGAGGCCGATCTGATGCGGACCCGGAGGGGCGGGGCCATAGCTGGGGCGCTGCTCAAGGGATCCACCGCCAGCTTCGCGCCGCTGCGCGATCGTCTGCTGCAGATCATGACGGTGGGCACGCTGCGCGCGGTCGGCCAGGAATGGGTGGTCAACAAGCGCCAGCTGTTCGTCGGCGTCAGCAATCTCGACGACGGTGCCGGCTATGGCATCGACATGACCGAGCTGGCCGCGCGGACGCTGTCGACGCGCGCCGCCGGCGATCTTGCGCGCATCCAGGGCTGCTATGTCGATGCGCTGCTCGCTTCCGCCTCGGTGCCGCCGGGCGTCCCGCCGGTGACGCTGCAGACCGATCGCAGCACCAACCTGTATATGGATGGCGGTGCGCGCTTCGGCATGTTCCTGGAGCCGGTGCTTGCGGCGCGGCGTGCGGCGGGGGAGGACCGTCCGGCCGACGTCACGCTGATGGTCAACACGTCGATGGCTGCCGGGCCTTGGAATGGCGACGGCACGCCGACGCAGCGCTGGTCGGTGGTCAGCGCGGCGCTGCGCGCGGTCAATCTGATGGAGACGCAGGTCTATGTCTTCTCGGCCGCGGCGGTGGCGGATCTTGGGATCGCCAGGGGCGGGCTGAACATGGCGGTGCTGGGCAATGGCGGCATTCCCGGCGGCGAGCCGCCTGAGACGCATCGCTTCGACGGCAAGAGCTGCAGCCAGTGGCAGGCGATCGACGCCCGGGCCAAGCCGCTTCAATTCTATCCCCGCTATATGGCGTGCACGGCGGATTATGGCCGGTCGCGCGGCGTGATCGCGCAGTGGAACCACCGCATGCCGGCACAGCCATAA
- the queC gene encoding 7-cyano-7-deazaguanine synthase QueC: MPPMTQSIAIALVSGGLDSMVSAARAREDGHRLLALSIDYNQRHKVELDAAAKIAALLGAERHVVLPLDLRAFGGSALTADIDVPKTGVGSDIPITYVPARNTIFLSLALGWAEAAGARDLYIGVNALDYSGYPDCRPEFIAGFEKLAELATKAGVEGAPFRIQAPLQNMSKADIVREAARLGLDAGMSWSCYDPTPEGLHCGLCDSCRLRARGFEEAGLPDPTRYAVHP; this comes from the coding sequence ATGCCGCCGATGACTCAAAGCATTGCCATCGCCCTGGTTTCGGGCGGACTCGATTCCATGGTCTCCGCCGCGCGTGCCCGCGAGGACGGCCACCGCCTGCTCGCGCTGTCGATCGACTATAACCAGCGCCACAAGGTCGAGCTGGACGCAGCTGCCAAGATCGCCGCGCTGCTCGGCGCCGAGCGGCACGTCGTCCTGCCGCTCGATCTGCGCGCGTTCGGCGGGTCGGCGCTCACCGCCGATATCGACGTGCCCAAGACCGGTGTCGGCAGCGACATTCCGATCACCTATGTGCCGGCGCGCAACACGATCTTTCTCAGCCTCGCGCTTGGCTGGGCCGAGGCCGCGGGCGCGCGCGACCTGTATATCGGCGTCAACGCGCTCGATTATTCGGGCTATCCCGATTGCCGGCCCGAGTTCATCGCCGGCTTCGAGAAGCTCGCCGAGTTGGCCACCAAGGCGGGCGTGGAGGGCGCGCCCTTCCGCATCCAGGCGCCGCTGCAGAACATGAGCAAGGCCGATATCGTCCGCGAGGCGGCCCGGCTGGGGCTCGATGCCGGGATGAGCTGGTCGTGCTACGACCCGACGCCCGAAGGCCTGCACTGCGGGCTGTGCGACAGCTGCCGGCTGCGCGCGCGCGGGTTCGAGGAAGCCGGGCTGCCCGATCCGACCCGCTACGCCGTCCATCCATGA
- a CDS encoding DUF3617 family protein yields the protein MQLSVVAGLALVTASASAQQRPGAAAATARPVDVPAINLIQKGKWAVRDSEGGERMMCVRDPYQILRPEKVTTPCQNVVMESAASRATVRSVCAGHGSMLTRITTDTPRQVTVEMQGVIDGQPFSETYDAKRIGDCS from the coding sequence ATGCAGTTGTCGGTGGTGGCCGGGCTGGCGTTGGTGACGGCGAGCGCGTCCGCGCAGCAGCGGCCCGGTGCCGCGGCGGCGACCGCGCGTCCCGTCGACGTGCCGGCGATCAACCTCATCCAGAAGGGCAAATGGGCGGTCCGCGACAGCGAGGGCGGCGAGCGCATGATGTGCGTGCGTGACCCCTATCAGATCCTGCGCCCCGAGAAGGTTACAACGCCCTGCCAGAATGTCGTGATGGAAAGCGCTGCCAGTCGCGCGACCGTCCGCAGCGTCTGCGCAGGCCATGGTTCGATGCTTACCCGCATCACCACGGACACGCCGCGCCAGGTGACCGTCGAGATGCAGGGCGTGATCGACGGCCAGCCCTTCTCGGAAACCTACGATGCCAAGCGCATCGGGGACTGTTCCTGA
- the argF gene encoding ornithine carbamoyltransferase, translating to MTRHFIDLTDAGPDAIAAMLNDAMARKTARAGWPKGKPDADAPLTGHVLAMIFEKNSTRTRVSFDMAIRQLGGTSIVMDAGSMQLGRGESIADTARVLSGYVDAIMIRTDDHQKVLDMAKHASVPVINGLTDASHPCQIMADLLTILESGKALPGLKVAWLGDGNNVLASIMEAGGLMHFDVVAACPQGYQPSDADVARGRGRARVVGTAREAVEGADIIVTDTWISMGQAHAETKLNAMMPFQVDEALMAAAKPDARFLHCLPAHRGEEVTDAVIDGPQSLIWPEAENRLHAQKSVLRWCFGQI from the coding sequence ATGACCCGCCACTTTATCGATCTCACCGATGCCGGCCCCGACGCGATCGCGGCGATGCTGAACGACGCGATGGCCCGCAAGACCGCGCGTGCCGGCTGGCCCAAGGGCAAGCCCGATGCCGATGCGCCGCTCACCGGCCATGTGCTGGCGATGATCTTCGAGAAGAACAGCACCCGCACCCGCGTGTCGTTCGACATGGCGATCCGCCAGCTCGGCGGCACCAGCATCGTGATGGACGCCGGCTCGATGCAGCTCGGCCGCGGCGAGAGCATCGCCGATACCGCGCGCGTGCTCTCGGGCTATGTCGACGCGATCATGATCCGCACCGACGATCACCAGAAGGTGCTCGACATGGCAAAGCACGCCAGCGTGCCGGTGATCAACGGCCTCACCGATGCCTCGCACCCCTGCCAGATCATGGCGGACCTGCTGACCATCCTCGAGAGCGGCAAGGCGCTGCCCGGCCTCAAGGTCGCGTGGCTGGGCGACGGCAACAACGTGCTCGCCTCGATCATGGAAGCCGGCGGGCTGATGCACTTCGACGTCGTCGCCGCCTGCCCGCAGGGCTATCAGCCGAGCGACGCCGATGTCGCCCGTGGGCGTGGTCGCGCCCGCGTCGTCGGCACCGCGCGCGAAGCGGTGGAAGGCGCCGACATCATCGTCACCGATACCTGGATCTCGATGGGCCAGGCCCATGCCGAGACCAAGCTCAATGCGATGATGCCCTTCCAGGTCGACGAGGCGCTGATGGCCGCGGCCAAGCCCGACGCCCGCTTCCTCCACTGCCTGCCCGCGCACCGCGGCGAGGAAGTGACCGACGCGGTGATCGACGGTCCGCAATCGCTGATCTGGCCCGAGGCCGAGAACCGGCTGCATGCGCAGAAGTCGGTCCTGCGCTGGTGTTTCGGGCAGATTTGA
- a CDS encoding tRNA (cytidine(34)-2'-O)-methyltransferase: MRVALFQPEIAGNVGTILRLAACMGVAVDLIEPMGFPWGDRARKRAAMDYEAETLRHADWNAFETRLPGRLVLFTTRGGTRLPEARFAPGDTLLFGAESSGVPDFVHDRADAAVRIPLKPELRSLNLAVATGIGLAEALRQTEGFPQ; the protein is encoded by the coding sequence ATCCGCGTTGCGTTGTTCCAGCCTGAAATCGCAGGGAATGTCGGCACCATCTTGCGGCTGGCGGCGTGCATGGGGGTGGCGGTGGATCTGATCGAGCCTATGGGTTTTCCCTGGGGCGACCGCGCCCGCAAACGCGCGGCGATGGACTATGAAGCCGAGACGCTGCGCCATGCCGACTGGAATGCGTTCGAGACACGACTGCCCGGCAGGCTGGTGCTGTTCACCACCCGCGGCGGCACCCGCCTGCCCGAGGCGCGGTTTGCGCCGGGCGATACGCTGCTGTTCGGCGCGGAGAGCAGCGGCGTGCCCGATTTCGTGCACGATCGCGCCGATGCTGCGGTGCGAATACCCCTTAAGCCCGAGTTGCGCTCCTTGAACCTCGCCGTCGCAACGGGCATCGGGCTCGCCGAGGCGCTCCGCCAGACAGAGGGATTCCCGCAGTGA
- the hemF gene encoding oxygen-dependent coproporphyrinogen oxidase — protein MIELDEQQQRARTWFEGLRDSICAEFEAIEREAGSDASFDYLAWDRVDASGAPGGGGVRGVMKGRVFEKVGVNVSTVGGAFEGDFAKTIHGAGEDPSFFATGISLVAHMANPHVPAVHMNTRFLTTTKRWFGGGADLNPPLPYDEDTAAFHARLQAACDLHDPTYYPRFKAWADDYFYIPHRKVHRGVGGIFYDHLEGDWEADFALTQDVGRAFLDIYPKLVRRRMNQPFDDADRQRQLEWRGRYAEFNLIYDRGTLFGLKTGGNVDAILMSLPPMAAWS, from the coding sequence GTGATTGAGCTCGACGAACAGCAGCAGCGCGCCCGGACCTGGTTCGAGGGCCTGCGCGATTCGATCTGCGCCGAGTTCGAGGCGATCGAGCGCGAGGCCGGCTCGGACGCCTCATTCGACTATCTCGCCTGGGACCGCGTCGATGCGAGCGGCGCGCCCGGCGGCGGGGGCGTGCGCGGGGTGATGAAGGGTCGGGTGTTCGAGAAGGTGGGCGTCAACGTCTCCACCGTCGGCGGCGCCTTCGAGGGCGATTTCGCCAAGACCATCCACGGCGCGGGCGAGGATCCCAGCTTCTTCGCCACCGGCATCAGCCTGGTCGCGCACATGGCGAACCCGCATGTCCCCGCGGTGCACATGAACACGCGGTTCCTGACGACCACCAAGCGCTGGTTCGGCGGCGGCGCCGATCTCAACCCGCCGCTGCCCTATGACGAGGACACCGCCGCGTTTCATGCCCGGCTGCAGGCCGCCTGCGACCTGCACGACCCGACCTATTACCCACGCTTCAAGGCCTGGGCGGACGACTATTTCTACATCCCCCATCGCAAGGTGCATCGCGGCGTCGGCGGGATCTTTTACGATCACCTCGAAGGCGATTGGGAAGCCGATTTCGCGCTGACCCAGGATGTCGGACGCGCGTTTCTGGACATCTATCCCAAGCTTGTACGCCGGCGCATGAACCAGCCGTTCGACGACGCCGATCGCCAGCGCCAGCTCGAGTGGCGCGGCCGCTATGCCGAGTTCAACCTGATCTACGATCGCGGCACGCTGTTCGGCCTCAAGACCGGCGGCAATGTCGACGCGATCCTGATGAGCCTGCCGCCGATGGCCGCCTGGAGCTGA
- a CDS encoding Hsp33 family molecular chaperone HslO: MTHPVPAADLDRVTGFAIPERHVRGRVTRLGPVLNEILSAHAYPAPIEKLLAEALTLTALLGSTLKDAEGQMTLQAQTQRGIVSLMVCDYKNGELRGYVQFDATRLSRLGKNPSLSALFNGGYLAVTFDQALTNERYQGIVPLEGASIAEAAQSYFLQSEQIPTLVRLGVHKDKTTGKVIAGGLFLQHLPEGEVGRERLHVRLDHPEWQHVEALGGTMGADELADATIPLEALVWRLFNEESEVRMLAGHDLSRGCRCGADYIQQVLAKFPEEERAAMADEGGVIKVDCAFCSKQFPVALADFVPPSL, encoded by the coding sequence GTGACCCACCCCGTTCCCGCCGCCGATCTCGATCGCGTGACCGGCTTTGCCATTCCCGAGCGCCATGTCCGTGGCCGCGTCACGCGGCTGGGGCCGGTGCTGAACGAGATTCTGTCGGCGCATGCCTATCCCGCGCCGATCGAGAAGCTGCTGGCCGAGGCGCTGACGCTCACCGCGCTGCTCGGCAGCACGCTCAAGGATGCCGAGGGGCAGATGACTCTGCAGGCGCAGACCCAGCGCGGCATCGTCAGCCTGATGGTATGCGACTACAAGAATGGCGAGCTGCGCGGCTATGTCCAGTTCGACGCCACGCGGCTTAGCCGGCTCGGCAAGAACCCGTCGCTAAGCGCGTTGTTCAACGGCGGCTATCTGGCGGTGACCTTCGACCAGGCGCTCACCAACGAACGTTACCAGGGCATCGTGCCGCTGGAAGGCGCCTCGATCGCCGAGGCGGCGCAGAGCTATTTCCTCCAGTCGGAACAGATCCCGACACTGGTGCGCCTCGGCGTGCACAAGGACAAGACCACCGGCAAGGTGATCGCCGGCGGCTTGTTCCTCCAGCATCTGCCCGAGGGCGAGGTGGGACGCGAGCGGCTGCACGTGCGGCTCGACCATCCCGAATGGCAGCATGTCGAGGCGCTGGGCGGCACGATGGGTGCCGACGAGCTGGCCGATGCGACGATCCCCCTGGAAGCCCTCGTGTGGCGGCTGTTCAATGAGGAGAGCGAGGTCCGCATGCTCGCCGGTCATGATCTGTCGCGCGGCTGCCGCTGCGGGGCCGACTATATCCAGCAGGTGCTCGCCAAGTTCCCCGAGGAAGAGCGCGCGGCGATGGCCGATGAGGGTGGCGTGATCAAGGTTGATTGTGCCTTCTGTTCCAAGCAGTTCCCGGTGGCACTTGCCGATTTCGTTCCGCCGTCGTTGTAA
- a CDS encoding aspartate aminotransferase family protein yields the protein MTITPLMPVYPRCGVRPVRGEGCYLIGERGERYLDFAAGIAVNALGHGHPHLVKTIADQAATLMHVSNLYGSPQGEAFAERLLKHSFADTVFFTNSGVEAIECAIKVARRYHYANGNPQRHKLITFKNAFHGRSLGAISATDQGKMRDGFEPLLPGFDYVPFNDLEGAIAKIDDETAGFLVETIQGEGGMTAGRPEFIQGLRKAADEHGLLLILDEIQCGYGRTGKMWAYEHYGITPDIMTSAKGIGAGFPLGACLATEEAAKGMVAGTHGSTYGGNPLAMAAGMAVLDVMEEPGFLEHVTRMGERLRQAFEQMIPNHDHLFEEIRGKGLMLGIKMKDSVVSRDFVAHLRDHHGLLTVAAGENVFRVLPPLVIDESHIAEAVDKLSAGARSFAPAAAA from the coding sequence ATGACCATCACCCCGCTCATGCCCGTCTACCCGCGGTGCGGTGTGCGGCCGGTGCGAGGCGAGGGCTGCTACCTGATCGGGGAACGAGGGGAACGCTATCTCGATTTCGCCGCCGGTATCGCCGTCAACGCGCTGGGCCATGGCCACCCGCATCTGGTGAAGACGATCGCCGACCAGGCCGCCACGCTGATGCACGTGTCCAACCTGTACGGTTCGCCCCAGGGCGAGGCATTTGCCGAGCGGCTGCTCAAGCACAGCTTCGCCGACACGGTGTTCTTCACCAATTCGGGCGTCGAGGCGATCGAGTGCGCGATCAAGGTCGCGCGCCGCTATCACTATGCCAATGGCAACCCGCAGCGGCACAAGCTGATCACCTTCAAGAACGCCTTCCACGGCCGTTCGCTGGGGGCGATCTCGGCGACCGACCAGGGCAAGATGCGCGACGGGTTCGAGCCGCTGCTGCCGGGCTTCGACTATGTGCCGTTCAACGATCTCGAAGGGGCGATCGCCAAGATCGACGACGAGACCGCGGGATTCCTGGTCGAGACGATCCAGGGAGAGGGCGGCATGACCGCCGGCCGGCCCGAGTTCATCCAGGGCCTGCGCAAGGCCGCGGACGAGCACGGCCTGCTGCTGATCCTCGACGAGATCCAGTGCGGCTATGGCCGTACCGGCAAGATGTGGGCCTATGAGCATTACGGCATCACGCCGGACATCATGACCTCGGCCAAGGGTATCGGCGCGGGCTTCCCGCTCGGCGCCTGCCTCGCCACCGAGGAAGCGGCCAAGGGCATGGTCGCCGGCACGCATGGCTCCACCTATGGCGGCAACCCGCTGGCGATGGCGGCGGGCATGGCAGTGCTCGACGTGATGGAGGAGCCCGGCTTCCTCGAGCATGTCACCCGCATGGGCGAGCGGCTCCGCCAGGCCTTCGAGCAGATGATCCCCAACCATGATCATTTGTTCGAGGAAATCCGCGGCAAGGGGCTGATGCTCGGCATCAAGATGAAGGACAGCGTGGTGAGCCGCGACTTCGTCGCCCATCTGCGCGACCATCACGGGCTGTTGACCGTGGCCGCGGGCGAGAACGTGTTTCGCGTGCTGCCGCCGCTGGTGATCGACGAAAGCCACATCGCCGAGGCGGTCGACAAGCTGAGCGCCGGCGCGCGCAGCTTTGCGCCGGCGGCTGCGGCCTGA
- the petA gene encoding ubiquinol-cytochrome c reductase iron-sulfur subunit, whose protein sequence is MATFEEGVSPDQTVGPGGEILENPRRRDYLLYAAPAVAAVGAGVVVLPLVNSMNPSADVLAQSTTEVNLAAIEPGQAIKASFRKQPLFVRNLTPAEIAQADAVPVSSLRDPQTLDQRTKEGHKNWLITLGVCTHLGCVPLGAGEGENRGPFGGYFCPCHGSAYDTAGRIRQGPAPKNLEVPKYNFTSDTVVTVG, encoded by the coding sequence ATGGCAACGTTTGAAGAAGGCGTTTCTCCCGATCAGACTGTAGGCCCTGGCGGCGAAATCCTCGAGAATCCCCGACGCCGCGATTATCTTCTCTACGCTGCCCCCGCCGTTGCGGCCGTCGGCGCGGGCGTGGTGGTGCTGCCGCTCGTCAATTCGATGAACCCCTCGGCCGACGTGCTCGCACAGTCGACCACCGAGGTGAATCTCGCCGCGATCGAGCCGGGGCAGGCAATCAAGGCCAGCTTCCGCAAGCAGCCGCTGTTCGTGCGCAACCTTACGCCGGCGGAGATCGCCCAGGCCGATGCGGTGCCGGTCTCGAGCCTGCGCGATCCGCAGACGCTCGACCAGCGGACCAAGGAAGGCCACAAGAACTGGCTGATCACGCTGGGCGTGTGCACCCATCTCGGCTGCGTGCCGCTGGGGGCGGGCGAGGGCGAGAATCGCGGACCGTTCGGCGGCTATTTCTGCCCGTGCCACGGCTCGGCCTATGATACCGCCGGCCGGATCCGCCAAGGTCCGGCGCCGAAGAATCTCGAAGTACCAAAATATAATTTCACGTCCGACACTGTCGTCACGGTCGGGTGA
- the queE gene encoding 7-carboxy-7-deazaguanine synthase: MSYAVKEMFLTLQGEGVNAGARAVFVRFAGCNLWSGREEDRATAVCRFCDTDFVGIDGLGGGRFADAATLVSAVEGHWGPGDERRFVVLTGGEPMLQIDDALVEALHARGFRIAIESNGTLPVHPGIDWVCISPKAGSAVAQRRGDELKLVWPQAGTDLEAIEGWDFAHFLIQPMDSAEVEANARAAIAVAMERPRWRLTLQTHKMLGLR; encoded by the coding sequence ATGAGCTACGCCGTCAAGGAGATGTTCCTCACCCTGCAGGGGGAGGGCGTAAATGCAGGCGCGCGGGCGGTGTTCGTCCGCTTCGCCGGCTGCAACCTGTGGTCGGGTCGCGAGGAAGACCGCGCGACCGCAGTGTGCCGCTTCTGCGATACCGATTTCGTCGGGATCGACGGCCTGGGCGGCGGACGGTTCGCCGATGCCGCGACCTTGGTTTCGGCGGTGGAGGGGCATTGGGGACCCGGTGACGAAAGGCGCTTCGTGGTGCTGACGGGCGGGGAGCCGATGCTCCAGATCGACGATGCGCTGGTCGAAGCGCTCCACGCCCGCGGATTTCGCATCGCCATCGAGAGCAACGGCACGCTGCCGGTGCATCCCGGCATCGACTGGGTATGCATCAGCCCCAAGGCGGGGAGCGCGGTGGCGCAGCGGCGCGGTGACGAGCTCAAGCTGGTCTGGCCCCAGGCGGGCACGGACCTAGAGGCGATCGAAGGCTGGGATTTCGCCCATTTCCTGATCCAGCCGATGGACAGCGCCGAGGTCGAAGCGAACGCCCGCGCGGCGATCGCGGTGGCGATGGAGCGACCGCGCTGGCGTCTCACGCTGCAGACCCACAAGATGCTGGGCCTTCGCTAA
- a CDS encoding cold-shock protein — MITGTVKFFNNDKGYGFIAPETGGGDAFVHISAVERAGMHTLDKDQRVTYELETDRRGKTSAVNLQSA, encoded by the coding sequence ATGATCACCGGAACCGTAAAATTCTTCAATAACGACAAGGGCTATGGCTTTATCGCGCCGGAAACCGGCGGCGGTGACGCCTTTGTTCACATCTCGGCCGTCGAGCGCGCAGGCATGCACACGCTCGATAAGGACCAGCGCGTTACCTACGAGCTGGAGACGGACCGTCGGGGCAAGACCTCGGCCGTCAATCTTCAGTCGGCCTGA
- the lipB gene encoding lipoyl(octanoyl) transferase LipB, with the protein MHETIEWRVEPRPIDYAEAHAAMEGRAAAVTAHTAQELVWLLEHPPVYTAGTSADPAEMLDPRFPVHRTGRGGRYTYHGPGQRIGYVVLDLRERLRDVRNYVHAIEGWVIAALGECDIEAFRAPGRIGIWTLDQGLEAKIGAIGVRIRQWVTLHGFAINLDPDLTHFTGIVPCGIAEFPVTSAARLGKPIATDRFDQALQATFLPFLDALDRAG; encoded by the coding sequence ATGCATGAAACCATCGAATGGCGGGTCGAGCCCCGGCCGATCGACTATGCCGAAGCCCATGCCGCGATGGAGGGGCGCGCCGCCGCCGTCACCGCGCATACGGCGCAGGAACTGGTCTGGCTGCTCGAGCATCCGCCGGTCTACACCGCCGGCACCAGCGCGGATCCCGCCGAGATGCTCGATCCGCGCTTCCCCGTGCACCGCACCGGGCGCGGCGGACGCTATACCTATCATGGGCCCGGCCAGCGCATCGGCTATGTCGTGCTCGACCTGCGCGAGCGGCTCCGCGACGTACGCAACTATGTCCACGCGATTGAAGGCTGGGTGATCGCGGCGCTGGGGGAATGCGACATCGAGGCGTTCCGCGCGCCCGGACGGATCGGCATCTGGACGCTCGATCAAGGCTTAGAGGCGAAGATCGGGGCGATCGGCGTGCGAATCCGCCAATGGGTGACGCTGCACGGGTTCGCGATCAATCTCGATCCGGACCTGACCCATTTCACCGGCATCGTGCCCTGCGGAATCGCCGAATTCCCCGTCACCAGCGCCGCCAGGCTGGGCAAACCGATTGCGACGGACCGCTTCGACCAGGCCTTGCAGGCCACATTTTTGCCATTTTTGGACGCTCTGGATCGCGCGGGATAA